A single genomic interval of Flavobacterium sp. N2820 harbors:
- a CDS encoding N-acetylmuramoyl-L-alanine amidase family protein, protein MIKKILILLILLNISLVQGQTTKFKVVLDAGHGGKDYGAVYHGNIEKNIALQTVLKVGAILEKDPQIDVIYTRKSDVFIELQQRANIANKSKGSIFVSMHCNANKNQSASGNETYVMGITRNTSNLEVAKMENEVVTLESDYKIKYDGFDPNSPESVIGISILQEEHLDQSIELAGRVQQFFTKKTSNKNRGVKQAGFLVLRQITMPRVLIEMGFVSNKAEGAFLNSEQGQEKLAEAIAGSILDYKNEFFNPTKVPAIKEKEVDKTPKVEEKVTQKEQPKKEEIAKDNGIIFKVQISASSKKIATTSSNFKGLKNISIEQSGKLYKYFYGSEKSYEESKKRVDEAKQKGYTSAFVVAYKDGIKISISDAIK, encoded by the coding sequence ATGATAAAAAAGATTTTAATTCTATTAATTTTACTCAATATTTCTCTAGTGCAAGGTCAAACTACAAAATTTAAAGTAGTTTTAGATGCTGGACATGGAGGAAAAGACTATGGCGCGGTTTATCATGGAAATATTGAAAAAAATATTGCACTTCAAACGGTTTTAAAAGTAGGTGCAATTTTAGAAAAAGATCCACAAATTGATGTGATTTACACTAGAAAATCAGATGTTTTTATCGAATTGCAACAAAGAGCAAATATTGCTAATAAATCGAAAGGGAGCATTTTTGTTTCAATGCATTGCAATGCCAATAAAAATCAATCAGCTTCTGGTAACGAAACATACGTAATGGGAATTACCCGAAATACTTCCAACTTAGAAGTTGCAAAAATGGAAAATGAAGTAGTTACTTTAGAATCCGACTACAAAATAAAATACGATGGATTTGACCCAAATTCGCCTGAATCTGTAATTGGAATTTCAATATTACAAGAAGAACATTTAGATCAGAGTATTGAATTAGCAGGAAGAGTTCAGCAATTTTTCACAAAAAAAACAAGTAATAAAAATAGAGGTGTTAAACAAGCTGGTTTTTTAGTTTTGAGACAAATAACAATGCCTAGAGTTTTAATAGAAATGGGATTTGTTTCCAATAAAGCAGAAGGAGCATTTTTAAATTCGGAACAAGGGCAAGAAAAATTAGCCGAAGCAATAGCTGGTTCTATATTGGATTATAAAAATGAGTTTTTTAATCCTACAAAAGTACCTGCGATTAAAGAAAAGGAAGTAGATAAAACGCCAAAAGTTGAAGAAAAAGTTACTCAAAAAGAACAACCAAAAAAAGAAGAAATAGCAAAAGACAATGGAATTATCTTTAAAGTTCAAATTTCTGCAAGCTCAAAAAAAATAGCCACAACATCATCAAATTTCAAAGGATTAAAAAATATTTCGATAGAGCAATCTGGTAAATTATATAAATATTTTTACGGTTCTGAAAAGTCATACGAAGAATCTAAAAAAAGAGTTGATGAAGCAAAACAAAAAGGTTATACTTCGGCCTTCGTAGTTGCTTATAAAGATGGAATAAAAATAAGCATTTCTGATGCTATTAAATAA
- a CDS encoding chloride channel protein: MPKDRAFQLKRFLNRSFRKLERLIFILKALLTPRQFIYLSCVLVGISSALAVIILKSFAHWVFKSSQKLDDILHLPFSNSTLPIIGIIITVIIIKKVLEGSIEKGTSQIMYAVAKKRGIMPRKQMFAQIITSSFTVGMGGSAGLESPITITGAAFGSNYAQNYRLSYKDRTLLLACGVAAGIGAAFNAPIAGVLFAIEVVLAEISITAFIPIMISAATGALISTIVLNDTILFSFKKVQFFDFHNLPYYILLGVLSGFVSINYARTFRKIEHYFAKLKFNYINKALFGAGILGILIFFFPSLFGEGYESIKLLADNQSAKLVQNTVFERFQDSSWILLIFVSLTMLIKVYATSLTLGAGGNGGNFAPSLFVGSYLGFSVATFFNLTGFTKLPIGNFTLVGMAGILSGLFHAPLTAIFLIAEITGGYNLMVPLMIVSSVSFAISKRFEPYSFDIKNLADKGEVFTDNRDTNILNSIDVSKLIQTDFKPISLSNSLEELVQKIQETDEHIFPVLDEKNNLLGLIHLDEIRPIVFSQFKVKYTSVEEIMQQPKELIFYDETLETIMDKFDASECKVLPVLKNGVFLGFMHKQLILEKYRHRLKSMIIE; this comes from the coding sequence ATGCCAAAAGATAGAGCCTTTCAGTTAAAAAGATTCCTAAACAGAAGTTTTAGAAAACTTGAACGATTGATTTTTATTTTGAAAGCATTACTCACGCCGAGACAATTCATCTATTTATCTTGTGTTTTAGTGGGTATTTCATCAGCCTTAGCCGTAATAATTCTAAAATCGTTTGCACACTGGGTTTTTAAATCATCCCAAAAATTAGATGACATCTTACACCTTCCGTTTAGTAATAGTACTTTGCCTATTATCGGAATTATCATCACGGTAATCATTATTAAAAAAGTATTAGAAGGTTCTATAGAAAAAGGAACTTCGCAAATTATGTATGCTGTAGCCAAAAAGCGAGGCATTATGCCCAGAAAACAAATGTTTGCCCAAATTATAACGAGTTCGTTTACTGTTGGTATGGGCGGAAGCGCAGGTTTAGAATCACCAATTACCATTACTGGAGCTGCTTTTGGAAGTAATTATGCACAAAATTACAGACTAAGTTATAAAGATAGAACGCTGTTATTAGCCTGTGGTGTTGCAGCCGGTATAGGTGCTGCCTTCAACGCTCCAATAGCAGGTGTTTTATTTGCTATTGAAGTAGTTTTAGCCGAAATTAGTATTACCGCATTTATTCCAATTATGATTAGTGCGGCAACAGGTGCTTTAATTTCTACAATAGTTTTGAACGATACCATTTTATTTTCCTTTAAAAAGGTACAATTTTTTGATTTTCATAATCTGCCTTATTACATTTTATTAGGTGTTTTAAGCGGATTTGTTTCAATAAATTATGCCAGAACATTCCGAAAAATAGAACATTATTTTGCTAAATTAAAATTTAATTACATCAACAAAGCTTTATTTGGTGCGGGAATTTTAGGTATTTTAATTTTCTTTTTTCCATCACTTTTTGGCGAAGGATATGAAAGCATCAAGTTATTAGCCGACAATCAGTCCGCAAAATTAGTGCAAAATACAGTTTTTGAACGCTTCCAAGATTCATCTTGGATTTTGCTAATTTTTGTTAGTTTAACGATGTTAATCAAAGTGTATGCAACCAGTTTAACGCTTGGTGCTGGTGGAAATGGAGGCAATTTTGCTCCTTCCCTATTTGTGGGTTCCTATTTAGGGTTTTCGGTGGCTACCTTTTTTAATTTAACAGGTTTTACAAAGCTTCCTATTGGAAATTTTACTTTAGTAGGAATGGCAGGAATTCTAAGCGGATTGTTTCATGCACCTTTAACCGCAATTTTCTTAATTGCAGAAATTACAGGTGGTTATAATTTGATGGTTCCTTTAATGATTGTTTCATCTGTGAGTTTTGCCATTTCTAAACGTTTTGAACCCTATTCATTTGACATTAAAAATTTAGCAGATAAAGGGGAAGTTTTCACCGATAATCGCGATACCAATATTTTAAATTCTATCGATGTTTCTAAACTTATTCAAACCGATTTTAAACCAATTTCGTTGAGCAATAGTTTAGAAGAATTGGTTCAGAAAATTCAAGAAACAGACGAACATATTTTTCCCGTTTTAGACGAAAAAAATAACTTGTTAGGACTTATTCATTTGGATGAAATTCGCCCTATTGTTTTCTCACAATTCAAAGTGAAATATACATCGGTTGAAGAAATCATGCAGCAACCAAAAGAACTAATTTTCTATGATGAAACACTTGAAACCATCATGGATAAATTTGATGCTTCAGAATGTAAAGTTTTACCGGTACTAAAAAATGGTGTCTTTCTTGGTTTTATGCACAAACAATTAATTTTGGAAAAATATAGACATCGCCTAAAATCGATGATTATTGAATAA
- a CDS encoding MlaD family protein, whose product MKLTKEIKTAILVIVSIILFIWGYNFLKGKNLFDTSNKLYVIFESVEGLAPSSAITIKGVPVGRVNSYSFLQNKKVLVEMSITSDYPISKTSIAELQGSSPLGGKEIVIIPNDSDSNLAVSGDYLKASSKLGLTDALAQQLEPLQDKIQKLLDNADVLFTNVNDVLDAQTRQNLKSSIAELNKTLSEFSVASKNINGLIADNKTKLSSVITNFDKTAANFATMSDSLAKANLGQTVKNLEKTLASVDKLMADMEQGKGTMGKLMKDETMYTNFSKASNELELLLQDLRLNPTRYVNVSLFGKKNKPYVAPINDTIKK is encoded by the coding sequence TTGAAACTAACAAAAGAAATTAAGACGGCAATTTTAGTTATCGTATCCATTATTTTATTCATATGGGGATACAATTTTCTAAAAGGAAAAAATTTATTCGACACTAGCAATAAATTATATGTTATTTTTGAATCTGTTGAGGGTTTAGCTCCTTCATCAGCAATAACGATTAAGGGTGTTCCTGTAGGAAGAGTAAATTCGTATTCATTTTTACAAAACAAAAAAGTGTTAGTAGAAATGTCTATTACATCAGATTATCCCATTTCTAAAACAAGTATAGCTGAACTTCAAGGTTCTTCTCCACTTGGAGGTAAAGAAATTGTAATCATTCCAAATGATAGTGATTCTAACTTGGCAGTTTCTGGAGATTATTTAAAAGCATCAAGTAAGTTAGGTTTAACAGATGCTTTAGCACAGCAATTAGAACCATTACAAGATAAAATTCAGAAATTATTAGATAATGCGGATGTTTTATTTACGAATGTAAATGATGTTTTAGATGCACAAACGCGTCAAAATCTTAAAAGTAGCATTGCTGAATTAAATAAAACCTTATCTGAATTTAGTGTAGCATCAAAAAACATCAATGGTTTAATTGCTGACAATAAAACAAAATTAAGCTCAGTAATCACTAATTTTGATAAAACTGCTGCAAATTTTGCAACTATGTCTGATTCGCTCGCAAAAGCCAATTTGGGTCAAACTGTTAAGAATTTGGAAAAAACCCTAGCAAGTGTTGACAAATTAATGGCTGACATGGAACAAGGTAAAGGGACAATGGGGAAATTAATGAAAGACGAAACCATGTATACTAATTTTTCTAAAGCATCAAACGAACTTGAATTATTATTACAAGATTTACGTTTAAACCCAACAAGATATGTAAATGTTTCTTTGTTTGGCAAGAAAAACAAACCATATGTAGCTCCAATAAACGATACAATCAAAAAATAA
- a CDS encoding ACP phosphodiesterase → MNYLAHIYLSGTNDLLKIGNFMADSIKGNDYEKYAPEIKKGILLHRHIDSFTDSHPIYRRSKHRLHEKYGHYSGVIMDILYDHFLAKNWSKFSNEKLEDYANDFYQLLQDNYDILTERIKGMMPYMIARNWLVSYATIEGLEMILFQMDYKTKHRANMQEAVVELQDFYSEFESEFFLFFEELTVSCQQKIIDLE, encoded by the coding sequence ATGAACTATCTTGCACATATTTACTTATCAGGAACCAACGATTTGTTAAAAATCGGAAATTTCATGGCAGATAGTATCAAAGGAAACGATTATGAAAAGTATGCACCTGAAATCAAAAAAGGTATTTTATTACACCGCCACATTGATAGTTTTACTGATTCACACCCCATTTACAGACGAAGCAAACACCGTTTACATGAAAAATATGGTCATTATTCGGGTGTGATTATGGATATTTTGTATGATCATTTTTTGGCAAAAAACTGGAGCAAGTTTTCCAATGAAAAATTAGAAGATTATGCCAACGATTTCTATCAATTATTACAAGACAACTACGATATTTTAACGGAAAGAATCAAAGGAATGATGCCGTATATGATTGCCCGAAATTGGTTGGTTAGTTATGCAACAATAGAAGGTTTAGAAATGATACTGTTTCAAATGGATTACAAAACCAAGCACAGAGCCAATATGCAAGAAGCTGTTGTGGAATTACAAGATTTTTACTCCGAATTTGAATCGGAATTTTTTCTCTTCTTTGAAGAATTAACTGTTTCGTGTCAACAAAAAATAATTGATTTGGAATGA
- a CDS encoding N-acetylmuramoyl-L-alanine amidase family protein: MRYKNHSKYLILLALLFVSTLNFGQNTPKFKVVLDAGHGGKDPGTMRGSIKEKDIVLDVVLKIGKILEQNKDITVVYTRKTDVFIELRERANIANKAKANLFISVHCNGVKSTAAKGTETFVMGMSRTDTNLDIAKKENGVIFLEEDYNEKYKGFDPNNPETLLGLKILQEEFLEQSIELASEIENNFISKNNRFSRGVKQQPIWVLDATVMPGVLIELGFVSHAEEGKYISSEEGKEEMSKSISDAIITYKNNFYSATLENNFEPAIVKDDSSESNNSKVPETTEHKGKIYKVQLEAGSSKIDTKPANFKGLQNISVAHENKIYKYFYGNETDYESCKKLLEEAKKKGYKSAYIVTFENK, translated from the coding sequence ATGCGATATAAAAACCACTCTAAATATTTAATTTTGTTAGCTTTATTGTTTGTTTCAACACTTAATTTTGGACAAAACACACCGAAATTCAAAGTAGTTTTAGACGCTGGTCATGGTGGAAAAGATCCAGGAACCATGCGTGGAAGCATAAAAGAGAAAGATATCGTATTAGATGTTGTACTAAAAATTGGAAAAATTTTAGAACAAAACAAAGATATTACAGTTGTTTACACCCGCAAAACGGATGTTTTTATCGAATTACGTGAAAGAGCGAATATTGCTAATAAAGCTAAAGCTAATTTGTTTATTTCGGTGCATTGCAATGGCGTAAAAAGTACTGCTGCCAAAGGAACTGAAACGTTTGTTATGGGAATGTCCAGAACAGATACAAACTTAGATATCGCTAAAAAAGAAAATGGCGTAATCTTCTTAGAGGAAGACTACAACGAAAAATATAAGGGTTTTGATCCAAATAATCCTGAAACATTATTAGGCTTAAAAATTTTACAAGAAGAATTTTTAGAACAAAGTATTGAATTGGCATCTGAAATTGAAAATAATTTTATTTCAAAAAATAATCGATTTTCAAGAGGTGTAAAACAACAACCTATTTGGGTATTAGATGCTACTGTAATGCCAGGTGTATTAATTGAACTTGGCTTTGTTTCTCATGCAGAAGAAGGAAAGTATATTAGTTCTGAGGAAGGAAAAGAAGAAATGTCTAAATCAATTTCGGATGCAATTATTACGTATAAAAATAATTTTTATTCTGCTACTTTAGAGAATAATTTTGAACCCGCTATTGTAAAAGATGATTCCTCTGAATCAAACAATTCTAAAGTTCCTGAGACGACTGAACACAAAGGTAAAATTTACAAAGTACAACTAGAAGCTGGCTCAAGTAAAATTGATACAAAACCAGCAAATTTTAAGGGTTTGCAAAACATTTCTGTAGCGCATGAAAATAAGATATACAAATATTTTTATGGTAACGAAACAGATTATGAATCCTGTAAAAAACTATTAGAAGAAGCAAAAAAGAAAGGGTATAAATCCGCCTATATTGTAACTTTTGAAAACAAATAA
- a CDS encoding putative LPS assembly protein LptD — protein sequence MSQIFTKILLKALHTKLFHIVFSVILLTLGTTSVFSQEIKFTDSIKLNSIDLVKVKDSTVQDSSKKKKPFLDGIVNMKAKDYEKMDQKKKQLTLYNEASIKYTDFDIKAGKIVYDFDKKQVYAGRIKDSAGNFIQRPVFTQGSNVVEPDSIVYNNVTGKALIWNSRTKQGELNIKAEISKRENDSVFFMKNARLTSSKNIDDPEYYILIRKVKFVPKKKVVAGLSNLVIADVPTPIGLPFAYFPMTEESISGFIMPTPGQNNRQGYFLQNGGYYFALSDYYDLAVLGDYYTNGSYGLRAESSYAKRYKFNGRVNLRFENNIQSEKGFPDYIKSKQYNIQWSHSQDAKAAANSRFSASVNLGSSQYFRQSVNLNNVGAGLNNNLSSSVSYSKTFQTVPQVNMSLSATHSQNTNSEQIDMTLPTFQASVDRIFPFAPKDGVKKGFFKNINLQYNIRGENRIKTADSLFFKSQMFRDAKTGFQHSIPINTNFKIFKYFSVSLGAAYNEVWAFNTVKKYFSTIENEVITEDQKGFEAFRTYNFSAGIGTTIYGTFNFGEDKKIQAIRHVMRPNISYGYTPSFEQYFDTYAIDATGLTTEEYTKFDGGLFGAPGKSYSNNLGFSLSNTFEAKVKDNESKKGEPKKVMLINNLNLATSYNLAADSLAWSPMRISGGTQLFKQKMNINFATTLDPYAIDNSGKRIEKFNIDNGGSLFRMTSANMTINYAFSSTDKEKKTDKQNLQNGGTGDDLFGTSSDLSDSRQSLFNKDEEETEKEGNYEWYATKLPWDLRLAYSVTYSNSNRENDISSQSLMASGNVELAPRWKVGFSSGYDFKQKGVTFTQLRFERDLESWRMSFNWVPFGTNTYWGFFIGISSSVLSDIKYDKRQLPDRVF from the coding sequence GTGAGCCAAATTTTTACAAAAATACTATTAAAAGCATTGCATACAAAGTTATTTCATATCGTTTTTTCAGTAATTTTACTAACATTAGGAACAACGTCAGTTTTTTCTCAAGAAATTAAGTTTACCGATTCTATAAAACTTAATTCTATTGACCTTGTAAAAGTAAAAGATTCTACTGTCCAAGATTCATCTAAAAAAAAGAAACCCTTTTTAGATGGAATTGTGAATATGAAAGCAAAGGATTATGAAAAAATGGATCAGAAAAAAAAGCAACTCACTTTGTATAATGAAGCTTCAATTAAATACACGGATTTTGATATAAAAGCAGGAAAAATTGTATATGATTTTGATAAAAAACAAGTGTATGCTGGAAGAATTAAAGATTCAGCCGGAAACTTTATTCAACGTCCTGTTTTTACACAAGGAAGCAATGTAGTTGAACCTGATTCTATTGTTTACAATAATGTTACTGGAAAAGCTTTAATTTGGAATTCAAGAACCAAACAAGGTGAATTAAACATTAAAGCTGAAATTTCTAAACGTGAAAATGACTCTGTTTTTTTCATGAAAAATGCACGATTAACATCCTCTAAAAATATTGATGATCCAGAATACTATATTCTAATTCGAAAAGTAAAATTTGTCCCAAAGAAAAAAGTAGTTGCAGGCCTAAGTAATTTAGTAATTGCAGATGTACCCACTCCTATTGGACTCCCGTTTGCTTATTTTCCGATGACCGAAGAAAGCATTTCTGGATTTATTATGCCAACACCAGGACAAAATAACAGACAAGGTTATTTTTTACAAAACGGTGGCTATTATTTTGCTTTAAGTGATTATTATGATTTGGCCGTGCTTGGTGATTATTATACCAATGGTAGCTATGGATTAAGGGCCGAGAGTAGTTATGCCAAACGTTATAAATTCAACGGACGTGTAAATCTTCGTTTTGAAAACAATATTCAAAGTGAAAAAGGTTTTCCTGATTATATAAAATCTAAACAATATAATATTCAATGGTCGCACAGCCAAGATGCAAAAGCGGCTGCTAATTCTAGGTTTTCAGCTTCTGTTAACTTGGGAAGTAGTCAATATTTTAGACAATCTGTAAATTTAAATAATGTAGGAGCTGGATTAAATAACAATTTAAGTTCTTCCGTTTCGTATTCAAAAACTTTTCAAACTGTTCCACAAGTAAATATGTCGTTATCGGCTACACATTCTCAAAATACTAATTCGGAACAAATAGATATGACTTTACCTACATTTCAAGCAAGTGTAGATCGAATTTTCCCTTTTGCTCCAAAAGATGGAGTAAAAAAAGGTTTTTTTAAGAACATCAATTTACAATATAACATAAGAGGCGAAAATAGAATTAAAACTGCAGATTCATTATTTTTTAAATCACAAATGTTTAGAGATGCAAAAACAGGATTTCAGCACAGTATTCCAATCAACACCAACTTTAAAATTTTTAAGTATTTTAGTGTTTCGTTAGGAGCTGCTTACAATGAAGTTTGGGCATTTAACACCGTAAAAAAATACTTCAGTACAATTGAAAACGAAGTAATTACGGAAGATCAAAAAGGATTTGAAGCTTTTAGAACTTATAACTTTAGTGCAGGAATTGGAACTACAATTTATGGTACATTTAATTTCGGCGAAGACAAAAAAATCCAAGCCATTAGACATGTAATGCGTCCAAATATTTCCTATGGTTATACACCAAGTTTTGAACAATATTTCGACACTTATGCAATTGATGCAACTGGATTAACAACAGAAGAATATACTAAATTTGATGGTGGATTATTTGGTGCACCTGGAAAAAGTTATTCAAATAATCTAGGTTTTTCTTTAAGCAACACATTTGAAGCTAAAGTTAAGGATAACGAAAGTAAAAAAGGAGAACCTAAAAAAGTAATGTTAATTAATAACTTAAATTTAGCAACAAGTTACAATTTAGCAGCTGATTCATTGGCTTGGTCACCAATGCGTATTTCAGGAGGAACGCAATTGTTCAAACAAAAAATGAATATCAACTTTGCAACAACTCTTGACCCTTATGCAATAGACAACTCAGGAAAAAGAATTGAAAAATTCAATATTGACAATGGAGGAAGTCTTTTTAGAATGACTAGTGCAAACATGACAATTAATTATGCTTTTTCTAGTACCGATAAGGAAAAGAAAACCGATAAACAAAACCTACAAAACGGTGGAACAGGTGACGATTTATTTGGCACAAGCTCCGATTTAAGTGATTCTAGACAAAGTCTATTTAACAAAGATGAGGAAGAAACTGAAAAGGAAGGTAATTATGAATGGTATGCTACAAAACTACCTTGGGATTTACGTTTAGCCTACTCGGTAACCTATAGTAATTCAAATCGCGAAAATGACATTTCATCACAATCTTTAATGGCTTCAGGAAATGTTGAATTAGCACCTCGATGGAAAGTGGGATTTTCCTCAGGATATGATTTCAAACAAAAAGGGGTTACTTTTACACAATTGCGTTTTGAAAGAGATTTAGAAAGTTGGCGCATGAGTTTTAATTGGGTTCCATTTGGTACAAACACCTATTGGGGATTTTTCATAGGAATTTCTTCTTCTGTGTTGAGCGATATAAAATATGACAAACGTCAATTACCAGATAGAGTATTTTAA
- the glmM gene encoding phosphoglucosamine mutase: MTLIKSISGIRGTIGGAVGDNLTPVDAVKFASAYGSFLKIRHASKGNERLKVVIGRDARISGPMIHNLVMNTLVGLGIDVIDLGLSTTPTVEIAVPLEKADGGIILTASHNPKQWNALKLLNEKGEFLSGKEGELILEIAENEAFDFSDVDNLGEVIENNAYMDIHIDEVLELPLVDADLVKTKKFKVVVDGVNSSGGIIIPNLLEQMGVEVVKLYCEPNGHFPHNPEPLKEHLGDICKLVVAEKADFGIVVDPDVDRLAFISNDGEMFGEEYTLVAVADYVLSKTPGNTVSNMSSSRALRDITEKHGGTYQASAVGEVNVVELMKKTNAIIGGEGNGGIIYPTSHYGRDSMVGVALFLTYLANQDKTVAEIRASYPQYYMSKNKIELTPQIDVDNVLATLTEKYKSENITTIDGVKIDFPTEWVHLRKSNTEPIIRIYTEAPTQSEADILAERFVKELKEIAGI, translated from the coding sequence ATGACATTAATAAAATCAATATCAGGAATTCGAGGCACAATTGGCGGTGCAGTTGGTGACAATTTAACTCCAGTTGATGCCGTAAAATTTGCTTCTGCATATGGTTCTTTTTTAAAAATAAGACACGCTTCAAAAGGTAACGAACGATTGAAAGTAGTTATTGGTCGTGATGCACGAATTTCGGGACCAATGATTCATAATTTAGTAATGAATACCTTGGTTGGATTAGGAATCGATGTAATTGATTTGGGTTTGTCAACTACGCCAACAGTTGAAATTGCTGTTCCGCTTGAAAAAGCTGATGGAGGAATTATTTTAACAGCTTCACACAATCCCAAACAATGGAATGCACTTAAATTGTTAAATGAAAAAGGTGAATTTTTAAGTGGAAAAGAAGGTGAGTTAATTTTAGAGATTGCTGAGAATGAAGCTTTTGATTTTTCGGATGTAGACAATTTGGGCGAAGTTATTGAAAACAATGCTTATATGGATATTCACATAGATGAAGTGTTAGAATTGCCTTTGGTTGATGCTGATTTGGTAAAAACGAAGAAATTCAAAGTAGTAGTTGATGGTGTGAATTCGTCTGGTGGAATTATTATCCCTAATTTATTAGAACAAATGGGGGTGGAAGTCGTAAAATTATACTGCGAACCAAATGGTCATTTTCCGCACAATCCGGAGCCTTTGAAAGAACATTTGGGTGATATTTGTAAATTGGTTGTAGCAGAAAAAGCCGATTTTGGAATCGTAGTTGACCCAGATGTGGATCGATTGGCTTTCATTTCAAATGATGGTGAAATGTTCGGCGAAGAATATACTTTGGTAGCTGTAGCTGATTATGTTTTATCAAAAACTCCAGGAAATACCGTTTCAAACATGTCGTCTTCTCGTGCTTTACGCGATATTACAGAAAAACATGGTGGAACCTATCAGGCAAGTGCTGTGGGAGAAGTTAATGTTGTAGAATTAATGAAGAAAACCAATGCGATTATTGGAGGTGAAGGTAATGGTGGAATCATTTATCCAACATCGCATTATGGAAGAGATAGCATGGTTGGCGTTGCTTTGTTTTTGACGTATTTGGCAAATCAAGATAAAACAGTTGCCGAAATTAGAGCTTCTTATCCGCAATATTACATGAGTAAAAATAAAATTGAATTAACGCCTCAAATTGATGTAGATAATGTTTTAGCTACGTTAACCGAAAAATATAAATCGGAAAACATTACGACTATTGACGGAGTAAAAATTGATTTCCCTACTGAATGGGTACATTTAAGAAAATCAAATACAGAACCAATTATTAGAATTTATACAGAAGCGCCCACACAATCAGAAGCTGATATTTTAGCCGAAAGATTTGTTAAGGAACTAAAAGAAATAGCAGGGATTTAA
- a CDS encoding RidA family protein — protein sequence MKKIIYTENAPAPIGPYNQAVLVGNTLYTSGQIALNPLTMELVLDDIETETKQVMENMKAVLAAADMTFENVIKTSIFIMNMNDFTRINSVYGSYFDEATAPARETVQVACLPKNVNIEISMIAIK from the coding sequence ATGAAAAAAATAATTTATACCGAAAATGCGCCTGCTCCTATTGGTCCATATAACCAAGCGGTTTTGGTGGGAAACACTCTGTATACATCAGGACAAATTGCCCTTAATCCACTAACTATGGAATTGGTTTTAGATGACATTGAAACTGAAACCAAACAAGTAATGGAAAACATGAAAGCAGTTTTAGCAGCAGCTGATATGACATTCGAAAATGTAATTAAAACTTCCATTTTTATTATGAATATGAACGATTTTACACGAATCAATTCTGTCTACGGGAGTTATTTTGATGAAGCAACTGCTCCAGCCCGAGAAACGGTTCAAGTAGCTTGTTTACCAAAAAATGTAAACATTGAAATTTCAATGATTGCCATAAAATAA